Proteins encoded together in one Pseudoroseomonas cervicalis window:
- a CDS encoding aspartate/glutamate racemase family protein — MRILVANANTTEAITARCAEAARAAAGPGSEIIPATPRFGAAAISTRAENIVAGHALLELLAERAGQVDAVVLAVSHDTALEAARQIMPCPVIGMTEAACLVACMAGARFGLVTLGGTETYRELVARHGLSTRLAALEGLPATPQEAVADPARVEAMLEESIARLVAQGADSVILGGAALAGMAARLSAPVPLLDGIACAVKLAEAMVGLALPRPSAGSLAPPQGRKVSGVSPALARLLGAG; from the coding sequence ATGCGCATCCTGGTCGCCAACGCCAACACCACCGAGGCGATCACCGCCCGCTGCGCCGAGGCGGCGCGGGCGGCGGCCGGCCCCGGCAGCGAGATCATCCCGGCGACGCCGCGCTTCGGCGCCGCCGCCATCTCGACACGGGCGGAGAACATCGTCGCCGGCCATGCGCTGCTGGAGCTGCTGGCCGAGCGGGCGGGGCAGGTGGATGCGGTGGTGCTGGCGGTCAGCCACGACACGGCGCTGGAGGCGGCGCGGCAGATCATGCCCTGCCCGGTGATCGGCATGACCGAGGCCGCCTGCCTGGTCGCCTGCATGGCGGGAGCGCGCTTCGGCCTGGTGACGCTGGGCGGCACCGAGACCTATCGCGAGCTGGTGGCGCGGCACGGGCTGTCCACCCGGCTGGCGGCGCTGGAGGGCCTGCCCGCCACGCCGCAGGAGGCGGTGGCCGATCCCGCGCGGGTCGAGGCGATGCTGGAGGAGAGCATCGCCCGGCTGGTGGCGCAGGGGGCGGACAGCGTCATCCTGGGCGGCGCGGCGCTGGCCGGCATGGCGGCGCGGCTTTCGGCCCCGGTGCCGCTGCTGGACGGCATCGCCTGCGCGGTGAAGCTGGCCGAGGCGATGGTGGGCCTCGCTTTGCCGCGCCCCAGCGCCGGCAGCCTGGCGCCGCCGCAGGGGCGCAAGGTCAGCGGCGTCAGCCCGGCGCTCGCCCGGCTGCTCGGCGCCGGCTGA
- a CDS encoding M20/M25/M40 family metallo-hydrolase has translation MGLYRTAQTLAGRLGLTLPHASAGGGSDGNFTGAMGIPTLDGLGVQGAGIHTLQEHLLVDSLVPRARLFAGLLASV, from the coding sequence ATGGGCCTGTACCGCACGGCGCAGACCCTGGCCGGGCGGCTCGGCCTGACCCTGCCGCATGCCAGCGCCGGCGGCGGCTCGGACGGCAATTTCACGGGTGCGATGGGCATTCCCACCCTGGACGGGCTCGGCGTGCAGGGCGCCGGCATCCACACGCTGCAGGAGCATCTGCTGGTCGACAGCCTGGTGCCGCGGGCGCGGCTCTTCGCCGGGCTGCTGGCCAGCGTCTGA
- a CDS encoding DUF1349 domain-containing protein, translating to MFAQGVWLNEPARWREDGESLSVTTDQGSDFWRETHYGFTRDSGHFLGVEVAGGFTAQLRIRARYAALYDQAGLMLRLDEAHWLKAGIELSDGQAMLGSVLTIGRSDWATAAYAGDPGDVWLRATVEKGVLRLQVSGDGKRWPLLRLCPFPEAGRYRVGPMCCTPERAGLEVLFSDFTVTAPLGRDLHDLR from the coding sequence ATGTTCGCCCAAGGGGTCTGGCTGAACGAGCCCGCGCGCTGGCGGGAGGACGGGGAGAGCCTCTCCGTCACCACCGACCAGGGCAGCGATTTCTGGCGCGAGACGCATTACGGCTTCACCCGCGACAGCGGCCATTTCCTCGGCGTCGAGGTGGCGGGCGGCTTCACCGCGCAGTTGCGCATCCGCGCCCGCTACGCGGCGCTCTACGACCAGGCCGGGCTGATGCTGCGGCTGGACGAGGCGCATTGGCTGAAGGCCGGCATCGAGCTGTCGGACGGCCAGGCCATGCTGGGCAGCGTGCTGACCATCGGCCGCTCCGACTGGGCGACCGCCGCCTATGCCGGCGACCCTGGGGATGTCTGGCTGCGGGCGACGGTGGAGAAGGGCGTGCTGCGGCTGCAGGTCTCGGGCGACGGGAAACGCTGGCCGCTGCTGCGCCTCTGCCCCTTCCCGGAAGCCGGGCGCTACCGGGTGGGCCCGATGTGCTGCACGCCGGAGCGCGCCGGGCTGGAGGTGCTGTTCTCCGACTTCACCGTCACCGCGCCGCTCGGGCGCGATCTGCACGATCTGCGCTGA
- a CDS encoding DUF1810 domain-containing protein → MSDPFDLDRFLRAQDAVLPQVERELGEGQKRSHWMWFIFPQLRGLGRSETARRYGIAGAEEARAYLAHPVLGARLRHWVALVLAVPGRSAKEIFGSPDDVKFRSCLTLFAALAPGEALFRDALARFYGAAPDAATLALLRDAEE, encoded by the coding sequence ATGAGCGATCCCTTCGACCTCGACCGTTTTCTCCGCGCCCAGGACGCCGTGCTGCCGCAGGTGGAGCGCGAGCTGGGCGAGGGGCAGAAGCGCAGCCACTGGATGTGGTTCATCTTCCCGCAGCTGCGCGGCCTCGGCCGCAGCGAGACGGCGCGGCGCTACGGCATCGCCGGCGCCGAGGAGGCGCGGGCCTATCTGGCGCATCCCGTGCTGGGGGCGCGGCTGCGCCACTGGGTGGCGCTGGTGCTGGCGGTGCCCGGGCGCTCGGCGAAGGAGATCTTCGGCAGCCCGGATGATGTGAAGTTCCGCTCCTGCCTGACGCTGTTCGCCGCCCTGGCGCCGGGCGAGGCGCTGTTCCGCGACGCGCTGGCGCGCTTCTACGGCGCCGCGCCGGATGCGGCGACGCTGGCGCTGCTGCGCGACGCGGAGGAGTGA
- a CDS encoding DMT family transporter, producing the protein MTLPGNLRGAALMAAAALLFALEALFIRWMTARGIPITTQLLFRCLGQILWIAPSLIAAGPAVLRTARPLLHGLRGACSLATWGLYYWSLTLLDLATATVLSFTNVMFTTLLAAPLLGERVGAARWAGTLAGLLGIAVMLRPWEAAPASALGVTVALVAAVTWCGITLSSRLLTRSEGTLTIIGWVGLLTTAGILPFALWHWQPLDFGDLALLVGLAGFTPGILVLMTEAFRAGEASAVAPFQYLRLPVLAATGWLLYGEAPDGMAWLGAAVILAGALMVSLAELRGRR; encoded by the coding sequence ATGACCCTGCCCGGCAATCTGCGCGGCGCGGCCCTGATGGCCGCGGCCGCGCTGCTCTTCGCGCTGGAGGCGCTGTTCATCCGCTGGATGACCGCCCGCGGCATCCCGATCACCACCCAGCTGCTGTTCCGCTGCCTGGGCCAGATCCTGTGGATCGCGCCGAGCCTGATCGCCGCCGGGCCGGCCGTGCTGCGCACCGCGCGGCCGCTGCTGCACGGGCTGCGCGGCGCCTGCTCGCTCGCCACCTGGGGGCTGTATTACTGGTCGCTGACGCTGCTCGACCTTGCCACCGCCACGGTGCTCTCCTTCACCAATGTCATGTTCACCACCCTGCTCGCGGCACCCCTGCTGGGCGAGCGGGTGGGGGCGGCGCGCTGGGCCGGCACGCTGGCCGGGCTGCTCGGCATCGCCGTGATGCTGCGGCCCTGGGAGGCGGCGCCGGCCTCGGCGCTGGGCGTCACCGTGGCGCTGGTGGCCGCCGTCACCTGGTGCGGCATCACCCTCTCCTCCCGCCTGCTGACCCGCAGCGAGGGCACGCTGACCATCATCGGCTGGGTCGGCCTGCTGACCACGGCCGGCATCCTGCCCTTCGCCCTCTGGCACTGGCAGCCGCTCGATTTCGGCGATCTGGCGCTGCTGGTGGGGCTCGCCGGCTTCACCCCCGGCATCCTGGTGCTGATGACCGAGGCCTTCCGCGCCGGCGAGGCCTCGGCCGTCGCGCCCTTCCAGTATCTGCGCCTGCCGGTGCTGGCCGCGACGGGCTGGCTTCTTTATGGCGAGGCGCCGGACGGCATGGCCTGGCTCGGCGCCGCGGTGATCCTGGCCGGCGCCCTGATGGTCAGCCTGGCCGAGCTGCGGGGGCGCCGGTGA
- a CDS encoding DMT family transporter encodes MNPLLQAALLTTAAAFVFNLETVLVKYLDGVPATTILLARTAGQILWVLPLLPREGLGLLRTRQLGMQLLRGLLSFVSWGLYYVGFLRLPLATATTLSFTSVLFVTALAGPLLGERVGLRRWAATLLGFAGVLLVVRPGVLPLDWPLAASLGSALFGAGIVLTTKALARTERTETIMLYIGLVATAGSLPVALPYLTWPGWGNAALLLGAAILGPAGMHLWINALRLADASSVAPISYVRLVFAALAGALLFAEPLDPYLAAGALLIVSSAIYITRQGAR; translated from the coding sequence GTGAACCCGCTGCTGCAGGCCGCCCTGCTGACCACCGCCGCCGCCTTCGTCTTCAACCTGGAGACGGTGCTGGTGAAATATCTGGACGGGGTGCCCGCCACCACCATCCTGCTGGCGCGCACCGCGGGGCAGATCCTCTGGGTGCTGCCGCTGCTGCCGCGCGAGGGGCTCGGCCTGCTGCGCACCCGGCAGCTCGGCATGCAGCTTTTGCGCGGGCTGCTCTCCTTCGTCTCCTGGGGGCTCTACTATGTGGGCTTCCTGCGGCTGCCGCTGGCCACCGCCACCACCCTCTCCTTCACCTCGGTGCTGTTCGTCACCGCGCTGGCCGGCCCGCTGCTGGGCGAGCGGGTCGGGCTGCGCCGCTGGGCGGCAACGCTGCTGGGCTTCGCCGGCGTGCTGCTGGTGGTGCGCCCCGGTGTGCTGCCGCTGGACTGGCCCCTGGCCGCCTCGCTCGGCTCGGCGCTGTTCGGCGCCGGCATCGTGCTGACCACCAAGGCCCTCGCCCGCACCGAGCGCACCGAGACCATCATGCTCTATATCGGCTTGGTCGCCACCGCCGGCAGCCTGCCGGTGGCGCTGCCCTATCTGACCTGGCCGGGCTGGGGCAATGCGGCGCTGCTGCTGGGCGCCGCCATCCTGGGGCCGGCCGGCATGCATCTCTGGATCAACGCGCTGCGGCTGGCCGATGCCTCCTCCGTCGCGCCGATCTCCTATGTGCGGCTGGTCTTCGCCGCCCTGGCCGGCGCGCTGCTCTTCGCCGAGCCGCTCGACCCCTACCTCGCCGCCGGCGCGTTGCTGATCGTGAGCAGCGCCATCTACATCACGCGGCAAGGGGCGCGTTGA
- a CDS encoding glutathione peroxidase — translation MTALPLDTLSARRSDGTDTPLAEFRGQVLLVVNTASACGFTPQYAGLEALQRDYGPRGFNVLAFPCNQFGKQEPGDDASIAAFCETRFQTSFPLFAKIEVNGPQAHPLFQALKAAQPGLLGSEGIKWNFTKFLIDRQGEVVGRYAPTTTPEKIRGDIEKLL, via the coding sequence ATGACCGCCCTGCCGTTGGACACGCTCTCGGCCCGCCGCTCCGACGGTACCGACACGCCGCTGGCGGAATTCCGCGGCCAGGTGCTGCTGGTGGTCAACACCGCCAGCGCCTGCGGCTTCACCCCGCAATATGCCGGGCTGGAGGCGCTGCAGCGCGACTATGGCCCGCGCGGCTTCAACGTGCTGGCCTTTCCCTGCAACCAGTTCGGCAAGCAGGAGCCGGGCGACGATGCCAGCATCGCCGCCTTCTGCGAGACCCGCTTCCAGACGAGCTTTCCGCTCTTCGCCAAGATCGAGGTGAACGGGCCGCAGGCGCACCCGCTGTTCCAGGCGCTGAAGGCAGCCCAGCCCGGGCTGCTCGGCAGCGAGGGCATCAAGTGGAACTTCACCAAGTTCCTGATCGACCGGCAGGGCGAGGTGGTCGGGCGCTATGCGCCGACGACAACGCCAGAGAAGATTCGCGGGGATATTGAGAAGCTTTTGTAA
- a CDS encoding peptide chain release factor 3: MDRVSASEQMDTASSETAAEAGRRRTFAIIAHPDAGKTTLTEQLLLLGGAIQIAGAVRAKGERRRTRSDWMKIEQDRGISVATSVMTFEYAGQVFNLLDTPGHEDFSEDTYRTLSAVDAAVMVIDAAKGIEAQTRKLFEVCRLRDIPIVTFINKMDREAREPLELLDEIEKTLALDVTPATWPIGSGGTFAGVYDRHDNSLRLIAEGGERQEALSGPEDGRIDSLLPHGQGDVLREGMELASVYPEFELDSFREGHLTPVYFGSALRGFGVRHLLDGLAQFAPPPSARRADARVVQPEEEKLTGFVFKIQANTDLNHRDRVAFLRICSGRLRKGARLKQVRTGKSIPVNAPLFFFAKERQVAEEAWPGDVVGIANHGVLRIGDTLTDGEELNFRGVPSFAPEILRRVRLDDPMLAKKLRKALDQLADEGVVQVFRPMDGSQPVVGVVGQLQLDVLSSRIQAEYGVQVGFDGTSWSTMRWVALKEGEDRSVLERFLRTAPSQMAEDHDNEPVAFFTSDWGRRRSEEEWPQLRFLSLREQHGVEQEGK; this comes from the coding sequence ATGGACCGAGTGAGCGCGTCGGAGCAGATGGACACCGCGAGCAGCGAGACCGCGGCCGAGGCGGGGCGCCGGCGCACCTTCGCCATCATCGCCCACCCCGATGCCGGCAAGACCACCCTGACCGAGCAGCTGCTGCTGCTGGGCGGCGCCATCCAGATCGCGGGTGCCGTGCGCGCCAAGGGCGAGCGGCGGCGCACCCGCTCGGACTGGATGAAGATCGAGCAGGATCGCGGCATCTCGGTCGCGACCTCGGTGATGACCTTCGAATATGCCGGCCAGGTGTTCAACCTGCTGGATACGCCGGGCCACGAGGATTTCTCCGAGGACACCTACCGCACCCTCTCCGCCGTCGACGCCGCGGTGATGGTGATCGACGCCGCCAAGGGCATCGAGGCGCAGACCCGCAAGCTGTTCGAGGTCTGCCGCCTGCGCGACATCCCCATCGTCACCTTCATCAACAAGATGGACCGCGAGGCGCGCGAGCCGCTGGAGCTGCTCGACGAGATCGAGAAGACGCTGGCCCTCGACGTGACGCCCGCCACCTGGCCGATCGGCTCGGGCGGCACCTTCGCCGGCGTCTATGACCGCCACGACAACAGCCTGCGCCTGATCGCCGAGGGCGGCGAGCGGCAGGAGGCGCTGTCCGGCCCCGAGGATGGCCGCATCGACAGCCTGCTGCCGCATGGCCAGGGCGATGTGCTGCGCGAGGGCATGGAGCTGGCCTCGGTCTATCCCGAATTCGAGCTGGATTCCTTCCGCGAGGGGCATCTGACGCCGGTCTATTTCGGCTCGGCGCTGCGCGGCTTCGGGGTGCGGCATCTGCTGGACGGGCTGGCGCAATTCGCGCCGCCCCCCTCCGCCCGCCGCGCCGATGCGCGCGTGGTGCAGCCGGAGGAGGAGAAGCTGACCGGCTTCGTCTTCAAGATCCAGGCGAACACCGACCTCAACCACCGCGACCGCGTGGCCTTCCTGCGCATCTGCTCGGGGCGGCTGCGCAAGGGGGCGCGGCTGAAGCAGGTGCGCACCGGCAAGTCGATCCCGGTCAATGCGCCGCTGTTCTTCTTCGCCAAGGAGCGGCAGGTGGCGGAAGAGGCCTGGCCGGGCGATGTGGTCGGCATCGCCAACCATGGCGTGCTGCGCATCGGCGACACGCTGACCGATGGCGAGGAGCTGAATTTCCGCGGCGTGCCGAGCTTCGCGCCCGAGATCCTGCGCCGCGTCCGGCTCGACGACCCGATGCTGGCCAAGAAGCTGCGCAAGGCGCTCGACCAGCTGGCGGATGAGGGCGTCGTCCAGGTGTTCCGCCCGATGGATGGCAGCCAGCCGGTGGTGGGCGTGGTCGGGCAGCTGCAGCTCGACGTGCTGTCCAGCCGCATCCAGGCGGAATACGGCGTGCAGGTCGGCTTCGACGGCACCTCCTGGTCCACCATGCGCTGGGTGGCGCTGAAGGAAGGCGAGGACCGCTCGGTGCTGGAGCGCTTCCTGCGCACCGCGCCCAGCCAGATGGCCGAGGATCATGACAATGAGCCGGTGGCCTTCTTCACCTCCGACTGGGGCCGCCGCCGGTCGGAGGAGGAATGGCCGCAGCTGCGCTTCCTGAGCCTGCGCGAGCAGCATGGCGTCGAGCAGGAAGGGAAGTAA
- a CDS encoding PRC-barrel domain-containing protein translates to MTPRPTLPLLAALALLGTGPAWAQAPNPGAAPAPAPGQNAPNQNGQAPATGGQDQPLGQNPNQPQDPARGPQPPGPQTEGPGTRAHPEASVAPSDLQGRAQGGTGAPLPPGATVSLDADRWRASRLLGAEVFNSENRSLGKVEDLLFTRKGGLAVIVGVGGFLGMGQRLVSLPYDRLQYSERWVLPGATEATLKDMPEFRFEQEQPPAPPR, encoded by the coding sequence ATGACCCCGCGCCCGACGCTTCCGCTGCTGGCCGCCCTGGCGCTGCTGGGCACTGGCCCGGCCTGGGCCCAGGCGCCGAACCCGGGCGCGGCCCCGGCTCCGGCCCCGGGCCAGAACGCCCCGAACCAGAATGGCCAGGCCCCGGCCACCGGCGGCCAGGACCAGCCGCTGGGCCAGAACCCGAACCAGCCGCAGGACCCGGCGCGCGGCCCGCAGCCGCCCGGGCCGCAGACCGAGGGCCCCGGCACCCGCGCCCATCCGGAGGCCAGCGTGGCGCCGTCCGACCTGCAGGGCCGCGCCCAGGGCGGCACCGGCGCGCCTTTGCCGCCCGGCGCCACGGTGTCGCTGGACGCCGATCGCTGGCGCGCCAGCCGGCTGCTGGGGGCGGAGGTCTTCAACTCGGAAAACCGCAGCCTGGGCAAGGTCGAGGACCTGCTCTTCACCCGCAAGGGCGGGCTGGCGGTGATCGTGGGCGTCGGCGGCTTCCTCGGCATGGGGCAGCGGCTGGTCTCCCTGCCCTATGACCGGCTGCAATACAGCGAGCGCTGGGTGCTGCCCGGCGCCACCGAGGCGACCCTGAAGGACATGCCGGAATTCCGCTTCGAGCAGGAGCAGCCCCCCGCCCCGCCGCGCTGA
- a CDS encoding deaminase: MSNPNSFEGRPEKLARWDTRYIGLAHHIAQWSKDPRAKVGAVLVNQPQARIVATGFNGFPSNVEDSAERLQDKATKLRMMVHAEQNALLNAGHNARGCDAYVVGKPVCNTCATLLIQAGVKRVVAAAPRQGTASYWDKVGLLSITMLQEAGVEFTAISGPQLDALGLNRDEARAAEDPFAALQAEFDFDLFGRKGGEGG; the protein is encoded by the coding sequence ATGAGCAATCCGAACAGCTTCGAGGGAAGGCCGGAGAAGCTGGCCCGCTGGGACACCCGCTATATCGGCCTGGCGCACCACATCGCCCAATGGTCGAAGGACCCGCGTGCCAAGGTGGGCGCCGTGCTGGTCAACCAGCCCCAGGCGCGCATCGTGGCCACCGGCTTCAACGGCTTCCCCTCCAATGTCGAGGACAGCGCCGAGCGGCTGCAGGACAAGGCCACCAAGCTGCGCATGATGGTGCATGCCGAGCAGAACGCGCTGCTGAATGCCGGGCACAATGCGCGCGGCTGCGACGCCTATGTGGTGGGCAAGCCGGTCTGCAACACCTGCGCCACGCTGCTGATCCAGGCCGGGGTGAAGCGGGTGGTGGCGGCCGCGCCGCGGCAGGGCACCGCCTCCTACTGGGACAAGGTCGGGCTGCTGTCGATCACCATGCTGCAGGAGGCGGGGGTGGAGTTCACCGCCATCAGCGGCCCGCAGCTCGACGCGCTCGGCCTGAACCGGGATGAGGCGCGCGCGGCGGAGGACCCCTTCGCCGCGCTGCAGGCGGAGTTCGATTTCGATCTGTTCGGCCGCAAGGGCGGGGAGGGCGGCTAG